The Oncorhynchus masou masou isolate Uvic2021 chromosome 31, UVic_Omas_1.1, whole genome shotgun sequence genome includes a region encoding these proteins:
- the epas1b gene encoding endothelial PAS domain-containing protein 1b isoform X2, with protein MTADKDKKSSERRKEKSRDAARCRRSKETEGFYELAHQLPLPRSVSSHLDKASIMRLAISFLRTRKVVGPGCSNGAETEEDRQTDSMYLKSLEGFVTVVTSDGDMIFLSENINKFMGLTQVELTGQSIFDFTHPCDHDEIRENLSLKNGTGKKGKALSTERDFFMRMKCTVTNRGRTVNLKSASWKVLHCTGHLKVYSSCAPHGLCGFKEPPLTCLVMMCEPIPHPSNIDTPLDSKTFLSRHSMDMKFTYCDDRVTELMGYSPEDLLGRSVYEFYHALDSDSVTKSHQNLCSKGQAVSGQYRMLAKHGGYVWVETQGTVIYNSRNSQPQCIVCVNYVLSDVENKSMIFSMDQTESLFKPHHMNSFFTQSGAAVAAEPIKTLFTKLKEEPEDLAQLAPTPGDAVITLDFGRPPFEEPHPPLYPKMSPMAPQAPQGWGSDAHKPCPAGDMSNHMAATFSVPQNPTPGSATPSTAPPSLSSCSTPSSPGDYYSERESDLKVELTEKLFALDTEGPKSPGSTQSVLSDLDLETLAPYIPMDGEDFQLHPIITEEAPGGTEGAADQMGHRTTQNGFSNIASLFQPLGSPQSAHYQPAKWAPGDKRGPNHSEISPMDSRPTLPYTGPAQITPYHTLASTPLSSMGGRQNLQWPPDPPLHYQQQVDAMGGSNSCQNMPVNRMHKQRSMENFVQAYRDMSPARIAIANNFKRSFTQMAVGDSTLSTPSEMMWKRMRNESCAILDRSLSTSSLADKGMCIHGGVDQCLSPLQRHRKSQYPGCGNSAPKKAFPEQWCNYREYRMLPSPKTEGVASRLLGPSFETYCLPELTRYDCEVNVPLQGNLHLLQGSDLLRALDQAT; from the exons TTCGGAACGGCGGAAGGAGAAGTCTCGTGACGCGGCACGCTGTCGTCGAAGTAAGGAGACAGAGGGGTTCTACGAGCTGGCCCATCAGCTGCCCCTCCCACGCAGCGTCAGCTCCCACTTGGACAAAGCCTCCATCATGAGACTGGCCATCAGCTTCCTGCGCACCCGCAAGGTCGTCGGCCCAG GCTGCTCCAACGGTGCAGAGactgaggaggacagacagacggacagtaTGTATTTGAAGTCACTGGAGGGGTTTGTCACTGTGGTTACATCAGACGGCGACATGATCTTCCTCTCAGAAAACATCAACAAGTTCATGGGCTTAACACAG GTAGAGTTGACTGGACAAAGCATCTTTGACTTCACCCACCCCTGCGACCACGATGAGATTCGCGAGAACCTGAGTCTGAAAAATG GCACTGGGAAGAAGGGGAAAGCCTTGAGCACTGAGAGAGACTTCTTCATGAGGATGAAGTGCACAGTGACAAACCGCGGACGCACTGTCAACCTGAAATCAGCCAGCTGGAAA GTTCTGCACTGCACTGGCCACCTGAAGGTGTACAGCAGTTGCGCCCCTCATGGGCTGTGTGGGTTCAAGGAGCCTCCTCTCACCTGCCTGGTGATGATGTGTGAGCCCATCCCCCACCCCTCCAACATCGACACGCCCCTGGACAGCAAGACCTTCCTGAGCCGCCACAGCATGGACATGAAGTTCACCTACTGCGACGACAG AGTCACTGAGCTGATGGGCTACAGTCCTGAAGATCTGCTGGGCCGCTCTGTCTATGAGTTCTACCACGCTTTGGACTCTGACAGTGTCACCAAGAGCCACCAGAACC tgtGCAGTAAAGGTCAGGCAGTGAGTGGACAGTATCGTATGCTGGCCAAACATGGAGGCTACGTatgggttgagacccagggcacAGTCATCTACAACAGCCGGAATTCCCAGCCGCAGTGCATCGTTTGTGTCAACTACGTCCTCAG TGACGTGGAGAACAAGTCCATGATCTTCTCCATGGACCAGACTGAGTCTCTGTTCAAGCCACACCACATGAACAGTTTCTTCACCCAGAGTGGTGCTGCGGTGGCCGCGGAGCCCATCAAGACTCTGTTCACCAAACTCAAAGAGGAGCCAGAAGACCTTGCTCAACTGGCCCCCACACCTGGAGACGCCGTCATCACCCTTGACTTTG GAAGGCCACCGTTTGAGGagcctcatcctcctctttaccccaagATGTCTCCCATGGCCCCTCAGGCCCCCCAGGGCTGGGGTAGTGATGCCCACAAGCCCTGCCCGGCAGGCGACATGTCCAACCACATGGCTGCCACCTTCTCAGTGCCCCAGAACCCCACACCAGGCAGTGCCACCCCCAGCACTGCCCCCCCTAGCCTGAGCAGTTGTTCCACG CCCAGCAGCCCAGGGGATTactacagcgagagagagagtgacctgAAGGTTGAGCTGACTGAGAAGCTCTTTGCTCTGGACACAGAGGGGCCCAAGAGCCCCGGCAGCACCCAG TCGGTCCTGAGTGATTTGGATCTGGAGACCCTGGCTCCCTACATCCCCATGGACGGAGAAGACTTCCAACTCCACCCCATCATTACTGAAGAGGCCCCTGGAGGCACCGAGGGGGCCGCTGACCAAATGGGACACCGCACCACACAGAACGGGTTCAGCAACATCGCCAGCCTCTTCCAGCCCCTGGGATCCCCACAGTCTGCCCACTACCAGCCCGCCAAGTGGGCCCCAGGAGACAAGAGAGGCCCCAACCACAGTGAAATAAGCCCCATGGACTCCAGGCCTACTCTGCCCTACACGGGCCCTGCACAGATCACCCCCTACCACACCCTAGCCAGCACCCCTTTGTCCTCCATGGGCGGACGGCAGAACCTGCAGTGGCCCCCAGATCCTCCGTTACACTACCAACAACAAGTGGACGCCATGGGCGGAAGCAACTCATGTCAGAACATGCCGGTCAACAGGATGCACAAGCAGAG GTCAATGGAGAACTTTGTCCAGGCCTACAGAGACATGAGTCCTGCTAGAATCGCCATAGCCAACAACTTCAAGCGCTCCTTCACGCAAATGGCAGTG GGTGACTCCACCCTGAGTACACCATCAGAGATGATGTGGAAGAGGATGAGGAATGAAAGCTGTGCCATCCTGGATAGATCTCTCAGCACCAGCTCACTGGCAG ATAAAGGTATGTGCATACATGGGGGTGTTGACCAGTGTCTCAGCCCCCTTCAACGGCACAGGAAGTCCCAGTATCCAGGATGTGGAAACAGTGCACCTAAAAAAGCCTTCCCCGAACAGTGGTGCAACTACAGAGAATACCGTATGCTGCCCTCTCCCAAAACAGAGG gggttGCCAGTCGGCTGTTGGGCCCGTCCTTTGAGACCTATTGTCTGCCAGAGCTCACCCGCTACGACTGCGAGGTCAATGTCCCTCTCCAAGGCAACCTGCACTTGCTGCAGGGCAGTGACCTACTGAGAGCCCTGGACCAGGCCACCTAG
- the epas1b gene encoding endothelial PAS domain-containing protein 1b isoform X1 has product MTADKDKKRSSSERRKEKSRDAARCRRSKETEGFYELAHQLPLPRSVSSHLDKASIMRLAISFLRTRKVVGPGCSNGAETEEDRQTDSMYLKSLEGFVTVVTSDGDMIFLSENINKFMGLTQVELTGQSIFDFTHPCDHDEIRENLSLKNGTGKKGKALSTERDFFMRMKCTVTNRGRTVNLKSASWKVLHCTGHLKVYSSCAPHGLCGFKEPPLTCLVMMCEPIPHPSNIDTPLDSKTFLSRHSMDMKFTYCDDRVTELMGYSPEDLLGRSVYEFYHALDSDSVTKSHQNLCSKGQAVSGQYRMLAKHGGYVWVETQGTVIYNSRNSQPQCIVCVNYVLSDVENKSMIFSMDQTESLFKPHHMNSFFTQSGAAVAAEPIKTLFTKLKEEPEDLAQLAPTPGDAVITLDFGRPPFEEPHPPLYPKMSPMAPQAPQGWGSDAHKPCPAGDMSNHMAATFSVPQNPTPGSATPSTAPPSLSSCSTPSSPGDYYSERESDLKVELTEKLFALDTEGPKSPGSTQSVLSDLDLETLAPYIPMDGEDFQLHPIITEEAPGGTEGAADQMGHRTTQNGFSNIASLFQPLGSPQSAHYQPAKWAPGDKRGPNHSEISPMDSRPTLPYTGPAQITPYHTLASTPLSSMGGRQNLQWPPDPPLHYQQQVDAMGGSNSCQNMPVNRMHKQRSMENFVQAYRDMSPARIAIANNFKRSFTQMAVGDSTLSTPSEMMWKRMRNESCAILDRSLSTSSLADKGMCIHGGVDQCLSPLQRHRKSQYPGCGNSAPKKAFPEQWCNYREYRMLPSPKTEGVASRLLGPSFETYCLPELTRYDCEVNVPLQGNLHLLQGSDLLRALDQAT; this is encoded by the exons GAGCAGTTCGGAACGGCGGAAGGAGAAGTCTCGTGACGCGGCACGCTGTCGTCGAAGTAAGGAGACAGAGGGGTTCTACGAGCTGGCCCATCAGCTGCCCCTCCCACGCAGCGTCAGCTCCCACTTGGACAAAGCCTCCATCATGAGACTGGCCATCAGCTTCCTGCGCACCCGCAAGGTCGTCGGCCCAG GCTGCTCCAACGGTGCAGAGactgaggaggacagacagacggacagtaTGTATTTGAAGTCACTGGAGGGGTTTGTCACTGTGGTTACATCAGACGGCGACATGATCTTCCTCTCAGAAAACATCAACAAGTTCATGGGCTTAACACAG GTAGAGTTGACTGGACAAAGCATCTTTGACTTCACCCACCCCTGCGACCACGATGAGATTCGCGAGAACCTGAGTCTGAAAAATG GCACTGGGAAGAAGGGGAAAGCCTTGAGCACTGAGAGAGACTTCTTCATGAGGATGAAGTGCACAGTGACAAACCGCGGACGCACTGTCAACCTGAAATCAGCCAGCTGGAAA GTTCTGCACTGCACTGGCCACCTGAAGGTGTACAGCAGTTGCGCCCCTCATGGGCTGTGTGGGTTCAAGGAGCCTCCTCTCACCTGCCTGGTGATGATGTGTGAGCCCATCCCCCACCCCTCCAACATCGACACGCCCCTGGACAGCAAGACCTTCCTGAGCCGCCACAGCATGGACATGAAGTTCACCTACTGCGACGACAG AGTCACTGAGCTGATGGGCTACAGTCCTGAAGATCTGCTGGGCCGCTCTGTCTATGAGTTCTACCACGCTTTGGACTCTGACAGTGTCACCAAGAGCCACCAGAACC tgtGCAGTAAAGGTCAGGCAGTGAGTGGACAGTATCGTATGCTGGCCAAACATGGAGGCTACGTatgggttgagacccagggcacAGTCATCTACAACAGCCGGAATTCCCAGCCGCAGTGCATCGTTTGTGTCAACTACGTCCTCAG TGACGTGGAGAACAAGTCCATGATCTTCTCCATGGACCAGACTGAGTCTCTGTTCAAGCCACACCACATGAACAGTTTCTTCACCCAGAGTGGTGCTGCGGTGGCCGCGGAGCCCATCAAGACTCTGTTCACCAAACTCAAAGAGGAGCCAGAAGACCTTGCTCAACTGGCCCCCACACCTGGAGACGCCGTCATCACCCTTGACTTTG GAAGGCCACCGTTTGAGGagcctcatcctcctctttaccccaagATGTCTCCCATGGCCCCTCAGGCCCCCCAGGGCTGGGGTAGTGATGCCCACAAGCCCTGCCCGGCAGGCGACATGTCCAACCACATGGCTGCCACCTTCTCAGTGCCCCAGAACCCCACACCAGGCAGTGCCACCCCCAGCACTGCCCCCCCTAGCCTGAGCAGTTGTTCCACG CCCAGCAGCCCAGGGGATTactacagcgagagagagagtgacctgAAGGTTGAGCTGACTGAGAAGCTCTTTGCTCTGGACACAGAGGGGCCCAAGAGCCCCGGCAGCACCCAG TCGGTCCTGAGTGATTTGGATCTGGAGACCCTGGCTCCCTACATCCCCATGGACGGAGAAGACTTCCAACTCCACCCCATCATTACTGAAGAGGCCCCTGGAGGCACCGAGGGGGCCGCTGACCAAATGGGACACCGCACCACACAGAACGGGTTCAGCAACATCGCCAGCCTCTTCCAGCCCCTGGGATCCCCACAGTCTGCCCACTACCAGCCCGCCAAGTGGGCCCCAGGAGACAAGAGAGGCCCCAACCACAGTGAAATAAGCCCCATGGACTCCAGGCCTACTCTGCCCTACACGGGCCCTGCACAGATCACCCCCTACCACACCCTAGCCAGCACCCCTTTGTCCTCCATGGGCGGACGGCAGAACCTGCAGTGGCCCCCAGATCCTCCGTTACACTACCAACAACAAGTGGACGCCATGGGCGGAAGCAACTCATGTCAGAACATGCCGGTCAACAGGATGCACAAGCAGAG GTCAATGGAGAACTTTGTCCAGGCCTACAGAGACATGAGTCCTGCTAGAATCGCCATAGCCAACAACTTCAAGCGCTCCTTCACGCAAATGGCAGTG GGTGACTCCACCCTGAGTACACCATCAGAGATGATGTGGAAGAGGATGAGGAATGAAAGCTGTGCCATCCTGGATAGATCTCTCAGCACCAGCTCACTGGCAG ATAAAGGTATGTGCATACATGGGGGTGTTGACCAGTGTCTCAGCCCCCTTCAACGGCACAGGAAGTCCCAGTATCCAGGATGTGGAAACAGTGCACCTAAAAAAGCCTTCCCCGAACAGTGGTGCAACTACAGAGAATACCGTATGCTGCCCTCTCCCAAAACAGAGG gggttGCCAGTCGGCTGTTGGGCCCGTCCTTTGAGACCTATTGTCTGCCAGAGCTCACCCGCTACGACTGCGAGGTCAATGTCCCTCTCCAAGGCAACCTGCACTTGCTGCAGGGCAGTGACCTACTGAGAGCCCTGGACCAGGCCACCTAG